Proteins encoded in a region of the Vicia villosa cultivar HV-30 ecotype Madison, WI linkage group LG5, Vvil1.0, whole genome shotgun sequence genome:
- the LOC131604440 gene encoding uncharacterized protein LOC131604440 — protein MTRKGKKAVDQSPPKKKGPKNTSTGPISSKSVSKSTSTGPIKSKVVPKSTFVGPTKSWSKVVPEKRKAQVIADSDSYVAMDVQDTPLKKKLTTSKLATSVLEAPIDNISFHYPSSVNRWKYVYQKRLAFERELAQNALECKEIMELIHEAGLMKTVTHFSKCCEMLVKEFIVNLSEDCADKKSKDFRKVYVRGKCVTFSSTVINNFLGRYNEAQPELEVSDNKVYQVITAKQVKSWPLKGKLTASKLSIKYAMLHKIAAAN, from the coding sequence ATGACAAGGAAGGGTAAGAAAGCTGTTGATCAGAGTCCTCCCAAGAAGAAAGGTCCAAAGAATACCTCAACTGGACCCATCAGCAGTAAATCTGTGTCCAAGAGTACCTCCACTGGTCCTATTAAGAGTAAGGTTGTGCCTAAGAGCACCTTTGTTGGTCCTACCAAATCTTGGAGCAAGGTTGTCCCCGAGAAAAGGAAGGCTCAAGTTATTGCAGATTCAGATTCTTATGTTGCTATGGATGTTCAAGACACCCCATTGAAGAAGAAGCTAACAACTAGCAAGCTTGCTACTAGTGTCCTTGAGGCACCTATTGATAACATCTCTTTTCATTATCCCTCAAGTGTCAACAGGTGGAAGTATGTCTACCAGAAGAGGTTGGCTTTCGAAAGGGAATTGGCTCAAAATGCCCTTGAATGTAAGGAGATTATGGAACTGATTCATGAAGCAGGTTTGATGAAAACTGTTACTCATTTCTCTAAGTGTTGTGAGATGTTGGTAAAGGAGTTTATAGTGAATCTATCAGAAGACTGTGCTGATAAAAAATCCAAAGATTTTAGAAAAGTGTATGTGAGAGGAAAGTGTGTCACATTCTCTTCAACTGTCATCAATAATTTTCTTGGAAGGTATAatgaagctcaacctgagctgGAAGTTTCTGACAACAAAGTGTATCAGGTGATCACTGCTAAGCAAGTGAAGAGTTGGCCCCTCAAGGGAAAGTTAACTGCTAGCAAGCTTAGCATCAAGTATGCCATGCTTCACAAGATTGCAGCTGCCAACTAG
- the LOC131601521 gene encoding proteinaceous RNase P 2-like isoform X1, with translation MDSIVCIELLVLCPCFSHSHLPSTFSTHRFESTPPPRKRIFTLTKDSMDTTLMKMTTNKRKKTNRTPENKFQFELNSCSKSKDFRGAISLYDDAVSNKTRLNQHHLNALLYLCSNAVTDPSLKQLALDYGFGIFEHMASQNITPNEATVATVARLAAANGDGDRAFELVKNIGDYNVAPRLRTYDPALFCFCEYLDTDKAYEVEEHMNGVGVSLEEEEIAALLKVSVKKGKADRVYRYLHKLRSSVRCVKESTGTVIEEWFRSREGREVGQGDLDVERVREGVLRNGGGWHGLGWVGKGDWVVNRTSVDGDGICRGCGEQLVCVDIDDEEMEKFASSVAALAVEREVKANFSEFQSWLEKHDHYEAIVDGANVGLYQQNFAEGGFSIQQLDDVVKELYNQSGGKWPLVVLHNKRVRGLMENPSIRKLVEEWMKNDVLYTTPNGSNDDWYWLYATVKLGCLLVTNDEMRDHIFELLGSNFFNQWKERHQVHYTFVKGKLKLQMPPSYSLVIQESEKGSWHVPLALGTSDESSKPWLCITRATADDAVATVSNGVETSGNGHRDEAQKLAGNVDSLDSSPVIENKSTSVTGKRKERSYPS, from the exons ATGGACAGTATAGTCTGTATTGAGCTTCTGGTACTTTGTCCATGTTTTAGCCATAGCCATCTCCCGTCGACGTTCTCTACCCACCGCTTCGAATCAACACCGCCTCCTCGGAAACGTATCTTCACTTTGACCAAG GATTCAATGGACACAACACTAATGAAAATGACAACAAACAAGAGGAAGAAAACTAACCGAACACCGGAAAACAAGTTCCAGTTCGAGCTCAATTCATGTTCTAAATCAAAGGATTTTCGGGGCGCAATCTCGCTATACGACGATGCCGTTTCGAACAAAACCCGTCTCAATCAACACCACCTCAATGCACTACTCTACCTTTGTTCCAATGCAGTCACAGACCCTTCGCTTAAACAGCTTGCATTAGATTATGGATTTGGTATATTTGAACATATGGCCTCCCAAAACATTACTCCTAATGAAGCTACTGTTGCCACTGTGGCTAGACTCGCTGCTGCTAATGGGGATGGTGATCGCGCGTTTGAATTGGTGAAAAATATTGGTGATTACAATGTTGCACCTAGGTTAAGGACATATGATCCTGCATTGTTTTGCTTTTGTGAGTATCTTGATACTGATAAAGCGTATGAGGTTGAGGAGCATATGAATGGTGTTGGGGTTAGTTTGGAGGAAGAGGAAATTGCGGCACTTTTGAAGGTTAGTGTGAAGAAGGGTAAGGCTGATAGGGTTTACAGGTATCTTCACAAGCTAAGGAGTAGTGTGAGGTGTGTGAAGGAATCGACGGGAACGGTTATTGAGGAGTGGTTTCGGAGCAGAGAGGGGCGTGAGGTTGGTCAGGGGGATTTGGATGTGGAGAGGGTTAGAGAAGGGGTTTTGAGAAACGGTGGAGGTTGGCATGGTTTAGGATGGGTTGGAAAAGGGGATTGGGTTGTGAATAGAACGAGTGTTGATGGTGATGGGATTTGTCGTGGATGTGGTGAGCAATTGGTTTGTGTCGATATTGATGATGAGGAGATGGAGAAATTTGCTTCGTCGGTTGCTGCATTGGCTGTGGAGCGCGAGGTCAAGGCAAATTTTAGTGAATTTCAG AGCTGGCTTGAGAAACATGACCATTATGAAGCCATAGTTGATGGTGCCAATGTCGGGCTCTACCAGCAAAATTTTGCTGAAGGTGGATTTAGCATTCAGCAG CTTGATGATGTTGTGAAAGAATTGTACAATCAAAGCGGGGGAAAATGGCCCCTGGTTGTCTTACATAACAAGCGTGTAAGAGGGCTAATGGAAAATCCTTCCATTAGAAAACTGGTAGAGGAGTGGATGAAAAACGATGTGCTATATACAACTCCAAATGGATCCAATGATGATTG GTATTGGCTCTATGCTACCGTAAAACTCGGATGCTTGCTTGTGACAAATGATGAAATGCGAGATCACATATTTGAACTCCTAGGAAGCAACTTTTTTAACCAGTGGAAAGAAAGACATCAA GTTCACTACACTTTTGTTAAGGGGAAGTTGAAACTTCAGATGCCGCCATCATATTCATTGGTTATTCAG GAATCAGAAAAAGGATCATGGCATGTGCCTTTGGCACTAGGCACTAGCGACGAGTCTTCAAAACCCTGGCTCTGCATTACACGCGCAACTGCTGATGATGCCGTTGCTACTGTTTCTAATGGTGTGGAGACTTCTGGAAATGGTCATCGAGACGAGGCACAGAAATTAGCAGGCAATGTTGATAGCTTAGATTCTTCTCCAGTGATCGAGAATAAGAGTACTTCTGTGACTGGTAAAAGAAAAGAGAGGTCTTATCCTTCATGA
- the LOC131601521 gene encoding proteinaceous RNase P 2-like isoform X2 — translation MDTTLMKMTTNKRKKTNRTPENKFQFELNSCSKSKDFRGAISLYDDAVSNKTRLNQHHLNALLYLCSNAVTDPSLKQLALDYGFGIFEHMASQNITPNEATVATVARLAAANGDGDRAFELVKNIGDYNVAPRLRTYDPALFCFCEYLDTDKAYEVEEHMNGVGVSLEEEEIAALLKVSVKKGKADRVYRYLHKLRSSVRCVKESTGTVIEEWFRSREGREVGQGDLDVERVREGVLRNGGGWHGLGWVGKGDWVVNRTSVDGDGICRGCGEQLVCVDIDDEEMEKFASSVAALAVEREVKANFSEFQSWLEKHDHYEAIVDGANVGLYQQNFAEGGFSIQQLDDVVKELYNQSGGKWPLVVLHNKRVRGLMENPSIRKLVEEWMKNDVLYTTPNGSNDDWYWLYATVKLGCLLVTNDEMRDHIFELLGSNFFNQWKERHQVHYTFVKGKLKLQMPPSYSLVIQESEKGSWHVPLALGTSDESSKPWLCITRATADDAVATVSNGVETSGNGHRDEAQKLAGNVDSLDSSPVIENKSTSVTGKRKERSYPS, via the exons ATGGACACAACACTAATGAAAATGACAACAAACAAGAGGAAGAAAACTAACCGAACACCGGAAAACAAGTTCCAGTTCGAGCTCAATTCATGTTCTAAATCAAAGGATTTTCGGGGCGCAATCTCGCTATACGACGATGCCGTTTCGAACAAAACCCGTCTCAATCAACACCACCTCAATGCACTACTCTACCTTTGTTCCAATGCAGTCACAGACCCTTCGCTTAAACAGCTTGCATTAGATTATGGATTTGGTATATTTGAACATATGGCCTCCCAAAACATTACTCCTAATGAAGCTACTGTTGCCACTGTGGCTAGACTCGCTGCTGCTAATGGGGATGGTGATCGCGCGTTTGAATTGGTGAAAAATATTGGTGATTACAATGTTGCACCTAGGTTAAGGACATATGATCCTGCATTGTTTTGCTTTTGTGAGTATCTTGATACTGATAAAGCGTATGAGGTTGAGGAGCATATGAATGGTGTTGGGGTTAGTTTGGAGGAAGAGGAAATTGCGGCACTTTTGAAGGTTAGTGTGAAGAAGGGTAAGGCTGATAGGGTTTACAGGTATCTTCACAAGCTAAGGAGTAGTGTGAGGTGTGTGAAGGAATCGACGGGAACGGTTATTGAGGAGTGGTTTCGGAGCAGAGAGGGGCGTGAGGTTGGTCAGGGGGATTTGGATGTGGAGAGGGTTAGAGAAGGGGTTTTGAGAAACGGTGGAGGTTGGCATGGTTTAGGATGGGTTGGAAAAGGGGATTGGGTTGTGAATAGAACGAGTGTTGATGGTGATGGGATTTGTCGTGGATGTGGTGAGCAATTGGTTTGTGTCGATATTGATGATGAGGAGATGGAGAAATTTGCTTCGTCGGTTGCTGCATTGGCTGTGGAGCGCGAGGTCAAGGCAAATTTTAGTGAATTTCAG AGCTGGCTTGAGAAACATGACCATTATGAAGCCATAGTTGATGGTGCCAATGTCGGGCTCTACCAGCAAAATTTTGCTGAAGGTGGATTTAGCATTCAGCAG CTTGATGATGTTGTGAAAGAATTGTACAATCAAAGCGGGGGAAAATGGCCCCTGGTTGTCTTACATAACAAGCGTGTAAGAGGGCTAATGGAAAATCCTTCCATTAGAAAACTGGTAGAGGAGTGGATGAAAAACGATGTGCTATATACAACTCCAAATGGATCCAATGATGATTG GTATTGGCTCTATGCTACCGTAAAACTCGGATGCTTGCTTGTGACAAATGATGAAATGCGAGATCACATATTTGAACTCCTAGGAAGCAACTTTTTTAACCAGTGGAAAGAAAGACATCAA GTTCACTACACTTTTGTTAAGGGGAAGTTGAAACTTCAGATGCCGCCATCATATTCATTGGTTATTCAG GAATCAGAAAAAGGATCATGGCATGTGCCTTTGGCACTAGGCACTAGCGACGAGTCTTCAAAACCCTGGCTCTGCATTACACGCGCAACTGCTGATGATGCCGTTGCTACTGTTTCTAATGGTGTGGAGACTTCTGGAAATGGTCATCGAGACGAGGCACAGAAATTAGCAGGCAATGTTGATAGCTTAGATTCTTCTCCAGTGATCGAGAATAAGAGTACTTCTGTGACTGGTAAAAGAAAAGAGAGGTCTTATCCTTCATGA